One Purpureocillium takamizusanense chromosome 1, complete sequence genomic window carries:
- a CDS encoding uncharacterized protein (COG:S~EggNog:ENOG503P0YR~TransMembrane:5 (o105-125i137-160o166-185i225-242o248-267i)), giving the protein MSSTVRGPGMTEKSTQPSKSTPESSPAEVVSPAKASTASRVANHLTEDIRSSTFTELLLVVLTFCTGMQDATTFPDYHCFASNQTGNTVFLCLALIMPRLNGESFITSNIGMALGLFLGAGWLTGQLSHIIGARRRWWLILCNFVQSCFVLGAAGIQYRYGVEDRGSTALAVVGLLAFAAGSQVVQSRSLAMTEISTAMATAAWVDLMIDQKLFAAKNRPRTRRVAFLLSLVAGSLVGAVIYREVGSATAIVVSGAGKLLVTLLYAFSPAEKKESECLSPV; this is encoded by the exons ATGTCGTCCACTGTCCGAGGCCCAGGCATGACTGAGAAGTCTACGCAGCCATCTAAATCAACGCCGGAATCGAGCCCGGCAGAGGTTGTGTCCCCCGCCAAAGCGTCCACCGCCAGCCGCGTGGCCAACCACCTCACAGAAGATATCCGATCTTCCACATTCACAGAGCTGCTCCTCGTAGTGCTCACATTTTGCACCGGCATGCAAG ATGCCACAACATTTCCCGACTACCACTGTTTTGCCTCGAACCAGACCGGCAACACTGTCTTCCTTTGCCTAGCCCTGATCATGCCGCGGCTCAACGGGGAGTCCTTTATCACCTCAAACATCGGCATGGCTCTTGGGCTCTTTCTCGGAGCCGGATGGCTTACTGGCCAGCTAAGCCACATCATCGGGGCCCGAAGACGATGGTGGCTCATTCTGTGCAATTTTGTGCAGAGCTGCTTCGTCCTGGGAGCCGCGGGCATCCAATACCGctacggcgtcgaggaccgAGGCTCAACGGCGCTTGCAGTCGTTGGCCTGTTGGCATTCGCTGCTGGGAGCCAGGTCGTTCAGTCACGGAGTCTAGCCATGACCGAGATCAGCACCGCaatggcgacggccgcctggGTCGATCTCATGATAGACCAGAAGCTTTTTGCCGCCAAGAATCGGCCGCGTACAAGGCGCGTCGCCTTTTTGCTGTCTTTGGTTGCGGGCTCTCTTGTCGGTGCCGTCATCTACCGGGAGGTGGGCTCCGCGACGGCAATTGTTGTCTCCGGGGCTGGAAAGCTTCTCGTAACTTTGTTGTACGCCTTTTCACccgcggagaagaaggagagcGAGTGCTTGTCGCCTGTATGA
- a CDS encoding uncharacterized protein (EggNog:ENOG503NYHR~COG:M): MAPLDLPQLPAPHKELARHIAQHPEQAVEGIMAPYRKYEARLREVYAQDRQNPALDDPYINVVPLFTDDTKHITTRARDLSQESPEQQSKYIMALPDDKRRPHGSPATVADLAEFQHNFGVFSESSLVELDWSNVVAAGSSVVNCLLPVPQDFKVSKRKLREYYHEKFCPASDVDLFLYGLTHEQAIEKIKQIERAIRDALLNEVTVVRTKYAITIASQYPVRHVQIVLRVYKSISEILTGFDIDAAGGAYDGKQVYVTPRALGSFITQINHVDLSRRSPSYENRLSKYSHRNFEVYWPELDRSRVDPTIFERSFQRTLGLARLLVLERLPTNSAREAYLNKRRMERGRPTRHTNRFPIRGNIKDSHEDEVADWLSEEDISNYHTFTVPYGEKFHAKRIEKLCYTRDLLLNAEWNQSKDREVYLHRHPAFFGRVEDVIEDCCGFCPKPVSPEEIEVAGKEAEIYISGKVSFLIDDPGRQQIGSFNPLTEQDWTDMAYVGNTARLCQSIVDGDIDDVLNWLSQEDADPNKRDYTGRTPLQLAVMTSTPEIVKCLVDHGARLTARLADGRTALHLAAARGQTEMIKILMEKSIENEEAEEERQARRRKASGIMRSDVGGTTHDTESEDVENPEPEDSKDSENSDGELVDDAKTETDVQSLATGSFVKVKKQDGDGNDDDVALEASEDEPDYYQIDVLAWDVPCSPLHLAIAEGHEETVKLLCDYGADSILPVKFLSSDSDNTAAILTLTLALSLPTEKAKSMARLLLRLGATSSQADSRGYTAFQKYIDTGKSEVIDVLLDTDRMGVKTSINHLAFTGYSWNANTTSPLHSAVERGDSVLVLKLLNAGAKSQIDFDTWLKAAKVSSIHGNLGDLDHARRSYRESLEQPLIAAIRSGNADAAIKLLEDGADPNALTSDTNRLLIDEYRRRWNHGTSALDLVRDVIHELLMYKGEKALFTEPTSQPGMDEYLEKIETNTYTHWIVSTDVKKSKSRFEFEEKAYAKEVERLRTLQGAAEKKEAIDETLSEFTNLESALIAKGGKAFSELHPDIDAQPRTLKAPQDREVEKVHEKYKYDFSFNNDPDMNDARRDGYVQLMEAAWSGDLDRIKSMTLEAWGPEKDRAPLKMSISDKSQNSPFSVAFLKGHKDVAHAILEIVKAQWSAPEKENLRYKMEQEDDDDEDENDSEDSANDDDDQPRIVSENLDKTFTIEDIGKVSMQVKSHDKPLDILCRSFQTFTINDKAVTEMHSRRSLFVHVLDKDDTAGLKALLDMAQHFSGQKLPCDEEEGSENFTFPESDFRWAVENGKTGLLGLIIKRTGAGIPLDHLVKKSGVEIKKKPRYYQGLTVYGKKRKDWATAGRSMVTRTTGLRTPPLLHAALGGSLEGIEFFLSETPHRLYGEFGKSKAARDDPRLKHLKESPKGFERAISKWLGADNDLVIHCAVLSTVTKESVELLGYLVNACPEFIEKKTSSGDTPLMVACSLGRIEYVKTLLAAGADQSTRNASGENIVHASLKGNPTAAHIKPLMEILDSDLRKHLFLQRKSLEHNGTTPLHTWISRVCGLSDSGETTSYYHYNRSYYNQAPSEYRDQEVVVTMAKLLLGYSNGEELDMLNGAGETCLHTAVKREVISLVKVLVDFKPQLLLRENAVGRTPAEIAHDQLQSQTFEKPNDHYRHRTSTAVEDLINKHVDNFATESKADKADDATIKGKLQALGLSADYDEGDLVSLLAAMGTSGGKSGSTPSSGTMKKAIWDFCFSALSKDSGKRRLVSLNEANDVARRLGEKHTPSRYFSVENRKDEDEEEQGSQDGKDDTTDFVVREMQQRRGKAWEFSEYEAEKLGISKCDGCGRYHP; the protein is encoded by the exons ATGGCCCCGCTGGACCTCCCACAGTTGCCTGCTCCTCACAAGGAGCTGGCCAGGCACATTGCGCAGCACCCAGAGCAGGCGGTCGAGGGCATTATGGCCCCGTATCGCAAATATGAGGCCCGTCTGCGCGAGGTCTATGCCCAGGACCGCCAGAATCCTGCCCTGGACGACCCGTACATCAATGTCGTTCCACTCTTCACAGATGACACCAAGCACATCACCACCCGAGCTCGGGACTTGTCCCAAGAATCGCCGGAGCAGCAGTCCAAGTACATCATGGCTCTACCAGACGACAAACGTCGCCCTCACGGCTCACCAGCCACggtcgccgacctggccgaGTTCCAGCACAACTTCGGTGTCTTTTCCGAGTCCTCTTTGGTCGAGTTAGACTGGAGCAATGTGGTCGCTGCAGGGTCTTCCGTTGTCAACTGTCTCCTGCCCGTCCCCCAGGACTTCAAGGTGTCGAAGCGCAAGCTGCGTGAGTATTATCACGAGAAGTTTTGTCCCGCCTCCGACGTCGACCTTTTCTTGTACGGCCTTACGCACGAGCAAGCTATTGAGAAAATTAAGCAAATTGAACGCGCTATCCGAGATGCTCTTCTCAACGAGGTTACCGTCGTGCGTACCAAATACGCCATAACGATTGCCAGCCAATATCCAGTGCGACATGTTCAG ATCGTTCTTCGTGTCTACAAATCCATTAGTGAAATTTTGACCGGCTTCGATATTGACGCCGCTGGGGGTGCCTACGATGGAAAGCAAGTATACGTAACCCCGCGAGCTCTTGGTAGTTTTATCACACAGATCAATCATGTCGATCTCTCTCGCCGGAGTCCTTCTTACGAGAACCGCCTGTCCAAGTACTCTCACCGCAACTTTGAAGTGTACTGGCCCGAGCTCGATCGATCTAGGGTTGATCCTACCATATTTGAGCGAAGCTTTCAACGAACGCTTGGTTTGGCCAGACTACTGGTCCTGGAGCGCCTCCCCACCAACTCTGCCCGAGAGGCCTACTTGAATAAGAGACGCATGGAACGCGGCAGACCAACCAGGCACACCAACCGATTTCCAATCAGAGGCAACATCAAAGATTCACATGAGGACGAAGTTGCCGACTGGTTGTCAGAAGAGGACATCAGCAACTACCATACCTTCACCGTCCCATATGGAGAAAAGTTCCACGCGAAGCGCATCGAGAAGCTCTGCTACACCAGGGATCTCCTTCTCAATGCCGAGTGGAATCAGTCTAAGGATCGTGAAGTCTACCTCCACCGTCACCCGGCTTTTTTCGGTCGCGTCGAGGATGTCATCGAGGACTGCTGCGGATTTTGCCCCAAGCCTGTTTCGCCCGAGGAGATCGAGGTTGCTGGGAAGGAGGCCGAGATCTATATCTCGGGCAAAGTATCGTTTCTTATCGACGATCCTGGACGCCAACAAATCGGTTCCTTCAACCCCTTGACCGAGCAAGACTGGACCGACATGGCCTATGTCGGTAACACTGCGAGATTGTGTCAATCCATTGTGGATGGCgacatcgacgacgtcctcAATTGGCTCTCTCAAGAAGATGCTGACCCCAACAAGCGCGATTACACCGGCCGCACACCATTGCAACTTGCAGTCATGACCTCGACCCCTGAGATAGTCAAGTGTCTGGTGGACCACGGTGCTCGCCTCACGGCGAGGCTAGCAGATGGCAGGACTGCTCTTCATCttgcagctgctcgaggccagACCGAGATGATTAAGATACTCATGGAGAAGAGTATCGAGAATGAAGAGGCTGAAGAGGAGCGTCAGGCAAGGCGTCGTAAGGCAAGTGGTATCATGAGGTCTGATGTTGGAGGAACGACACATGATACCGAGAGTGAGGATGTTGAAAACCCCGAGCCTGAAGACTCTAAAGACTCTGAAAATTCTGATGGCGAActcgttgacgatgccaAGACAGAAACCGATGTTCAGTCGCTTGCTACGGGGTCGTTTGTGAAAGTGAAGAAgcaggatggcgacggcaacgacgatgacgtgGCTCTGGAAGCATCAGAGGATGAACCAGATTACTACCAGATTGACGTCCTTGCCTGGGATGTTCCTTGCTCGCCCCTGCatctcgccatcgccgagggGCACGAGGAGACGGTGAAGCTCCTTTGCGAT TATGGAGCAGACTCTATCCTGCCAGTCAAATTTCTCAGCTCCGACTCTGACAACACTGCTGCGATTCTCACTTTGACGCTTGCACTCTCTCTCCCGACTGAAAAAGCCAAGTCCATGGCCAGACTTCTCCTTCGGCTCGGTGCAACCTCGTCACAGGCCGATTCCCGAGGCTACACAGCCTTCCAGAAATATATCGACACAGGCAAGAGCGAAGTGATTGATGTTCTGCTCGACACGGACAGGATGGGCGTAAAGACATCCATCAATCACTTGGCGTTCACCGGCTACAGCTGGAATGCGAACACGACCTCGCCCCTTCACAGCGCAGTCGAGCGAGGGGATTCGGTTCTGGTCCTCAAATTGCTCAATGCTGGAGCCAAGAGCCAGATTGATTTCGACACTTGGCTGAAGGCTGCCAAAGTATCCTCGATTCATGGCAACCTCGGTGATCTGGACCATGCGCGCCGCAGTTATCGAGAATCCTTGGAGCAACCTCTTATTGCCGCCATTCGTTCTGGcaacgccgatgccgccatcAAACTCTTGGAAGACGGCGCTGACCCGAATGCTCTTACATCAGACACCAATCGCCTCCTGATTGACGAGTACAGACGCAGGTGGAACCATGGTACTTCAGCTCTGGACCTTGTCCGAGACGTCATCCATGAGCTTTTGATGTACAAGGGAGAAAAGGCTCTTTTCACCGAGCCCACTTCTCAGCCAGGCATGGATGAGTATCTTGAGAAAATCGAGACGAACACGTATACTCACTGGATCGTCTCGACGGACGTAAAGAAATCCAAGAGCCGTTTTGAATTCGAAGAGAAGGCGTATGCCAAGGAGGTGGAGCGCCTAAGGACCTTGCAGGGggccgccgagaagaaggaggccatcgacgagaCCCTGTCAGAGTTCACGAATCTGGAGAGCGCTCTGATTGCCAAAGGCGGCAAGGCGTTTAGCGAGCTGCACCCCGACATCGATGCCCAGCCGCGGACATTGAAAGCACCCCAGGATCGAGAAGTTGAGAAAGTACATGAGAAGTATAAGTACGACTTCAGCTTCAACAACGACCCAGATATGAACGATGCGAGAAGGGACGGATATGTCCAGCT catggaAGCCGCGTGGTCCGGAGACTTGGATCGCATAAAGTCGATGACCCTAGAGGCGTGGGGTCCGGAGAAGGATCGAGCACCGCTTAAGATGTCGATCTCGGATAAGTCGCAGAACTCTCCCTTTTCAGTTGCGTTTCTCAAAGGCCACAAGGACGTCGCTCATGCCATTCTTGAGATTGTCAAAGCTCAATGGTCTGCCCCGGAGAAGGAGAATCTGCGGTACAAAATGGAgcaagaggacgacgatgatgaggacgagAACGACAGCGAGGATTCGGCaaacgatgacgacgaccagccACGGATCGTTTCCGAGAACCTGGACAAGACATTCACCATTGAAGATATTGGAAAGGTGTCTATGCAAGTCAAATCGCATGACAAGCCACTCGACATTCTTTGCAGATCCTTTCAGACCTTCACCATCAATGACAAGGCCGTCACAGAAATGCACTCCAGACGCAGTCTATTCGTGCATGTGCTGGATAAGGACGACACGGCGGGTCTCAAAGCGCTATTGGACATGGCGCAGCACTTCTCGGGACAAAAGTTGCCGtgcgatgaagaagaaggcagcGAAAATTTTACTTTCCCCGAATCTGACTTCCGTTGGGCTGTAGAGAACGGGAAAACGGGACTTCTTGGATTGATCATCAAGCGCACTGGCGCAGGAATCCCGCTGGACCACTTGGTCAAGAAAAGCGGTGTTGAAATCAAGAAGAAGCCTCGCTACTACCAGGGCCTAACTGTCTACGGCAAGAAGAG AAAGgactgggcgacggcgggtcGCAGTATGGTGACGAGAACAACCGGTCTACGGACCCCTCCACTTCTTCATGCAGCTCTCGGTGGCTCCCTCGAAGGCATCGAGTTCTTCTTGAGCGAGACACCACATCGCCTTTACGGAGAGTTCGGCAAAAGCAAAGCGGCTCGGGACGATCCTCGCCTGAAGCATCTGAAGGAGAGTCCGAAGGGGTTCGAGAGAGCCATATCCAAGTGGCTGGGGGCTGACA ACGACTTGGTCATTCACTGTGCGGTGCTGAGCACTGTAACTAAGGAATCGGTAGAGTTGCTCGGGTACCTGGTCAACGCTTGCCCCGAATTCATCGAGAAGAAGACTTCCAGCGGCGATACGCCTTTGATGGTCGCCTGCAGTCTCGGCCGGATCGAATACGTCAAGACactccttgccgccggggccgacCAGTCCACCAGGAATGCGAGTGGCGAGAATATTGTTCACGCATCGCTCAAGGGTAACCCCACTGCTGCTCATATCAAACCCTTGATGGAAATTCTCGATTCAGATCTACGAAAGCACCTATTCTTGCAGCGGAAGAGCCTCGAGCACAACGGCACTACTCCCCTGCACACATGGATCTCTCGAGTCTGCGGCTTGTCGGACAGTGGAGAGACCACGAGCTACTACCACTACAACAGGAGCTACTACAACCAGGCGCCGTCAGAATATCGGGATCAGGAAGTAGTTGTGACTATGGCCAAGCTTCTGCTAGGATACTCGAATGGCGAAGAGCTGGATATGCTCAACGGGGCTGGAGAGACTTGCCTGCACACCGCCGTCAAGCGCGAGGTGATCTCGCTCGTCAAGGTCCTAGTTGACTTCAAGCctcagctgctgcttcggGAGAATGCGGTCGGTcgcacgcccgccgagaTTGCGCATGACCAGCTTCAGAGCCAGACGTTCGAAAAACCCAACGATCACTACCGACACCGGACGTCCACGGCGGTGGAAGATCTCATCAACAAGCATGTCGACAATTTTGCGACTGAGTCGAAGGCCGACAAAGCTGATGACGCTACCATCAAGGGCAAGCTCCAGGCTCTCGGCCTCAGCGCCGACTACGACGAGGGAGATCTTGTCTCTCTGTTGGCAGCAATgggcaccagcggcggcaagtcggggtcgacgccatcgtctgGGACGATGAAAAAAGCAATCTGGGACTTTTGCTTCTCGGCACTGAGCAAAGATTCGGGGAAGCGCCGACTCGTGAGCCTCAATGAGGCCAATGACGTGGCCAGACGGCTAGGCGAAAAGCACACGCCGTCTCGCTACTTCAGCGTAGAGAACcgcaaggacgaggatgaggaggagcaagGGTCGCAGGATGGCAAAGATGACACGACGGACTTTGTGGTCAGAGAGATGCAGCAACGCAGGGGCAAGGCATGGGAGTTCTCCGAGTACGAGGCAGAGAAGCTCGGCATCTCCAAGTGCGACGGGTGTGGGAGATACCACCCGTAA